The following are encoded together in the Capsulimonas corticalis genome:
- a CDS encoding cation:proton antiporter, with amino-acid sequence MHEAGFLLNIGIALLAALAGGLVARAVRLPVLIGYLIAGVVVGPHTPGILASPDTIHTVANLGVVLLMFTVGIHFSLDELNAVRRTALVGGGVILLGMVLLGLLISAVFHWGVYGGLFLGCALFLSSTAVMMRIMDERGELGTTHGAIMLGILVVQDLSLVLMAALLPALAGVAAHGAAALAPLGWALLKAALFMGAAIVLAIKGVPALMGRVARMGSQELFLLTGVGICLVTAVTAELAGLGLALGAFIAGIVVSETDYAHELFAQIRPLRDVFAAVFFVSVGMLLDPAFLRAHWPAVLCVVLAIVIGKAFLSALAVYATGHHGRTAILAGLGLAQIGEFSFVLANIGGERKLIDPEITGVILSAALITLLLTPFVYGAAGPVYTRLNRNPIVSRWLNRHPEEELVNAEACSTARVLVLGYGRVGRYVSDALRANDIAHIVVDYDGNAIAKLRQGGVTTIYGDASSETVLAQTNPQCLDLAIVALPEAATTEMALHVLKHLAPELPVVARVHRGIDIPRMREAGADAVIHAEFEAGTEMIRQSLSRLDLSDTKVQEYIDGVREHRYRREAEPAV; translated from the coding sequence ATGCATGAAGCCGGATTTCTTCTGAATATTGGGATCGCGCTCCTTGCGGCGCTCGCCGGCGGGCTTGTCGCGCGCGCGGTGCGGCTGCCCGTTCTGATCGGCTATCTGATCGCGGGCGTTGTGGTCGGGCCGCACACGCCGGGGATTTTGGCCAGTCCCGACACCATTCACACCGTCGCCAACCTCGGCGTCGTGCTGCTGATGTTTACCGTCGGCATCCACTTTTCCCTCGATGAATTAAACGCCGTGCGGCGGACCGCGCTGGTCGGCGGCGGGGTGATCCTGCTCGGCATGGTCTTGCTGGGACTGCTGATCAGCGCGGTGTTCCATTGGGGCGTTTACGGCGGGCTCTTTTTGGGATGCGCTTTGTTTCTCTCGTCCACCGCCGTCATGATGCGGATCATGGATGAGCGCGGGGAGCTGGGGACGACGCATGGGGCGATTATGCTGGGGATCCTGGTGGTGCAGGATCTGTCGCTGGTGCTGATGGCGGCGCTGCTGCCCGCGCTCGCCGGAGTGGCCGCGCACGGCGCGGCGGCGCTTGCGCCGCTGGGATGGGCGCTGCTGAAGGCGGCGCTGTTCATGGGCGCGGCGATCGTGCTGGCGATCAAAGGGGTTCCAGCGCTTATGGGACGCGTGGCGCGGATGGGATCGCAGGAGCTGTTCCTGCTGACCGGGGTGGGGATCTGCCTGGTGACAGCCGTCACGGCGGAGCTTGCGGGATTGGGATTGGCGCTGGGCGCCTTCATCGCGGGGATTGTCGTATCCGAGACGGATTACGCGCACGAGCTGTTCGCACAGATCCGGCCTCTGCGCGATGTCTTCGCCGCCGTCTTTTTCGTCTCCGTCGGCATGCTGCTCGATCCGGCGTTTCTGCGAGCGCACTGGCCCGCCGTGCTCTGCGTGGTGCTGGCGATCGTTATCGGCAAGGCGTTTCTCTCCGCGCTCGCCGTTTATGCGACGGGGCATCATGGGCGCACGGCGATCCTTGCGGGGCTGGGACTGGCGCAGATCGGCGAGTTCTCATTTGTCCTCGCGAATATCGGCGGCGAGCGCAAGCTGATCGATCCGGAGATCACGGGCGTGATCCTTTCGGCGGCGCTGATCACGCTGCTGCTGACGCCGTTTGTGTACGGCGCCGCCGGGCCGGTTTATACGCGTCTGAACCGAAATCCCATCGTCTCACGCTGGCTCAACCGTCACCCCGAGGAAGAACTCGTGAACGCCGAAGCCTGCTCCACGGCTCGCGTTTTGGTGCTTGGCTATGGACGCGTCGGCCGGTATGTTTCCGACGCCCTGCGCGCGAACGATATCGCTCATATTGTCGTAGACTATGATGGGAACGCCATCGCCAAACTCAGGCAGGGCGGTGTGACGACGATCTACGGAGACGCTTCTTCGGAAACGGTGCTGGCGCAGACGAATCCGCAGTGTTTGGATCTCGCCATTGTGGCGCTGCCCGAGGCGGCGACGACCGAGATGGCGCTGCATGTGCTGAAGCATCTCGCTCCCGAGCTTCCCGTGGTCGCGCGCGTCCATCGGGGCATCGATATCCCGCGCATGCGCGAGGCCGGAGCGGACGCCGTGATTCATGCGGAGTTTGAGGCCGGAACGGAGATGATCCGTCAAAGCCTGAGCCGCCTGGATCTGAGCGATACAAAAGTTCAGGAGTACATCGACGGCGTGCGCGAGCACCGATACCGGCGCGAAGCAGAGCCGGCCGTATGA
- a CDS encoding glycoside hydrolase family 2 TIM barrel-domain containing protein, giving the protein MMFSARRVAVPAFVSAPIVICVLMMFGVFSAHAVPQPPSLSRTDAPLDGAWQFHRGVAPHAQEAAFDDSAWDPVKLPHTWNAKDGEDGGGKYYRGVGWYRTHYTPPANLAGRRLLLQFDAASLAASVYVNGALVGEHRGGFAAFRFDVTEALHVGADNVIAVKVDNAKADIIPLEGDFTVFGGLYRMAHVISTDAVHIRTDDFGSDGVFLTPAHVTSDAADLKILTEVRNDSPAARDVTVKTTVFDAQDHMVTSLAKRLIAPAGVSTDVVQDTVLKKPRLWDGAADPYLYHAVVELRAGDRVIDSVREPLGFRSYAVSPETGFSLNGKYLDLHGVNKHQDGLDQGWAVADAQQDADFALIKELGANIVRLSHYQHSQHTLDLCDKLGIVTWAEIPLIDVFEKNDRFADNVRQQLTELIKQNYNHPAICFWSLSNELGGQAAPLLASLDKTAHTLDPSRLTVLASNRYDYDPINFQTDVLGYNRYFGWYYRRTTDLAAWADRFHARYPLTPFGITEYGAGASVAFHGDEPQPIDHTEEYQAVYHETAWSVMSERPYLWCKLVWNMFDFAVDARKEGDHAGRNDKGLVTYDRRTRKDAFYFYKANWSKEPTVYITGRRYDNRFGAKRTIKVYSSAARVNLVVNGADLGDRTSEDHVFEWRDALMNAGANTVVASATIDDKKISDIVTWQVPPRLPDGGYTITDGATYLRLDAPKTGRRAGAQIREWRADAANNQIWNLTAVADGSYTIQNADSGFYLSAAQIQGNWTLVQQRAAAGPQTWRIEPAIFGSRLVNQPSGMILDNVNGFLTTEGMGVTFIPTRDDGRAGWTLQPALPLDAAGNAIKSNPENSGETQ; this is encoded by the coding sequence ATGATGTTCTCCGCACGGCGCGTCGCCGTTCCCGCGTTTGTGTCCGCGCCGATCGTAATTTGTGTCCTGATGATGTTTGGTGTTTTTTCCGCGCACGCAGTCCCGCAGCCTCCATCTTTGTCCCGAACCGATGCGCCGCTGGACGGCGCCTGGCAATTCCATCGCGGCGTCGCGCCGCATGCGCAGGAAGCCGCGTTTGACGACTCGGCCTGGGATCCGGTTAAGCTTCCCCATACCTGGAATGCGAAGGATGGGGAAGACGGCGGCGGCAAATACTATCGCGGCGTCGGCTGGTACCGGACGCACTACACGCCGCCGGCGAACCTAGCGGGGCGGCGTCTGCTCCTGCAATTTGATGCGGCGAGTCTGGCGGCGTCGGTGTATGTGAACGGCGCGCTGGTCGGCGAGCATCGGGGCGGTTTCGCGGCGTTTCGCTTCGATGTGACCGAGGCGCTGCATGTGGGCGCCGATAATGTCATCGCGGTGAAAGTCGATAACGCCAAGGCGGATATTATCCCGCTGGAAGGCGACTTCACGGTCTTTGGCGGTTTGTACCGGATGGCGCATGTGATCAGCACGGACGCCGTTCATATCCGGACGGACGACTTTGGCAGCGACGGTGTCTTTCTCACACCGGCGCATGTGACATCGGATGCGGCGGACCTTAAGATCCTGACGGAAGTGCGTAACGATTCGCCCGCCGCGCGCGACGTGACGGTGAAAACGACCGTGTTTGACGCCCAGGACCATATGGTGACATCGCTGGCGAAGCGGCTGATCGCGCCGGCGGGCGTCAGCACCGATGTCGTTCAGGACACGGTCCTGAAGAAACCGCGCCTGTGGGACGGAGCCGCGGATCCCTATTTGTATCACGCCGTTGTCGAGCTGCGCGCGGGCGATCGGGTGATTGACTCGGTGCGGGAGCCGCTGGGGTTTCGCTCGTACGCCGTTTCGCCGGAGACCGGCTTTTCGCTGAACGGCAAGTATCTGGACCTGCACGGCGTCAACAAGCATCAGGACGGGCTGGACCAGGGCTGGGCGGTAGCCGACGCCCAGCAAGACGCCGACTTTGCGCTGATCAAGGAGCTGGGCGCGAATATCGTGCGCCTGAGCCACTACCAGCATTCTCAGCACACGCTCGATCTTTGCGACAAACTGGGCATCGTCACGTGGGCGGAGATCCCGCTGATCGACGTCTTTGAGAAAAACGATCGGTTTGCGGACAACGTGCGCCAGCAGTTGACCGAGTTGATCAAGCAGAACTACAACCACCCGGCGATCTGTTTTTGGAGCCTCTCCAACGAGCTGGGAGGACAGGCCGCGCCACTGCTCGCCTCGCTGGATAAAACGGCGCACACGCTCGATCCGAGCCGTCTCACGGTTCTCGCCAGCAACCGTTATGATTACGACCCCATCAATTTTCAAACGGATGTGCTGGGCTACAATCGATACTTCGGGTGGTACTATCGACGTACGACGGACCTGGCGGCGTGGGCGGATCGTTTTCACGCGCGGTATCCGCTGACGCCGTTTGGGATCACCGAATACGGCGCCGGCGCGAGCGTGGCGTTCCATGGCGACGAGCCGCAGCCGATCGACCACACCGAGGAGTACCAGGCGGTCTACCATGAGACGGCGTGGAGCGTGATGAGTGAGCGCCCCTACCTCTGGTGCAAGCTGGTCTGGAATATGTTCGACTTCGCCGTGGACGCGCGCAAGGAAGGTGACCATGCCGGCCGCAACGACAAGGGCCTCGTGACCTACGATCGCCGCACGCGAAAAGATGCGTTCTACTTCTACAAAGCGAATTGGTCGAAAGAGCCAACGGTTTATATCACGGGCCGCCGCTACGACAACCGTTTCGGCGCGAAGCGAACCATCAAGGTCTACTCCAGCGCCGCGAGAGTAAATCTCGTGGTCAACGGCGCCGATCTGGGCGACCGGACGAGTGAGGACCATGTGTTCGAGTGGCGGGACGCGCTGATGAACGCCGGCGCGAACACGGTCGTCGCCAGCGCGACCATCGACGATAAGAAGATTTCCGACATCGTCACCTGGCAAGTCCCGCCACGCCTTCCCGATGGGGGATACACAATCACGGACGGCGCGACATACCTGCGGCTTGATGCGCCGAAGACCGGACGCCGGGCCGGCGCGCAGATTCGTGAATGGCGCGCCGACGCGGCTAATAATCAGATCTGGAATTTGACCGCCGTCGCCGATGGATCGTATACGATCCAAAACGCCGACAGCGGCTTTTATCTCTCGGCGGCCCAAATCCAGGGCAACTGGACACTGGTCCAGCAGCGAGCCGCCGCCGGCCCGCAGACATGGCGCATCGAACCCGCGATCTTCGGGAGCCGCCTCGTCAACCAGCCGTCGGGCATGATTTTGGACAACGTCAACGGCTTCCTCACCACCGAGGGAATGGGCGTCACCTTCATCCCAACCCGCGACGACGGCCGCGCGGGATGGACCCTCCAGCCGGCGCTTCCGCTGGACGCCGCCGGCAACGCCATCAAAAGCAACCCAGAAAACTCAGGAGAAACCCAATGA
- a CDS encoding antibiotic biosynthesis monooxygenase family protein: MITVANRLYVKPEYADQFETVFRERAGLVDKMPGFISNLVLRPVNEGQPYVVLTTWNSRQDLMNWIRSEAFTEGHAKSGTLPKDAYFQQNELELNEVIQDSARPDLEPEPHGGPFKMH; this comes from the coding sequence ATGATCACCGTCGCCAACCGGCTTTACGTCAAGCCCGAATACGCCGACCAGTTTGAAACCGTCTTCCGCGAACGCGCCGGCCTCGTGGACAAAATGCCCGGTTTCATCTCCAATCTCGTCCTGCGGCCCGTCAACGAGGGCCAGCCCTATGTCGTCCTGACCACCTGGAACAGCCGCCAGGACCTGATGAACTGGATCCGCTCCGAAGCCTTCACCGAAGGCCACGCCAAATCCGGCACGCTGCCCAAAGACGCTTACTTTCAGCAGAATGAATTGGAGCTCAACGAAGTGATCCAAGACTCCGCGCGGCCGGACCTTGAGCCGGAACCGCACGGCGGGCCGTTTAAGATGCACTAG
- the nadC gene encoding carboxylating nicotinate-nucleotide diphosphorylase: MDIPEFLFEPIVRAALTEDIGAGDITTTVCIPAGTTASATVLAKSPGVVAGLAVGALAFRLLDPNARWEALAEDGAKVGAGRHAIARVSGDARALLTAERVALNFMQRMSGVATVTARYVDLVAGTKARIIDTRKTTPGLRVLEKYAVRVGGGVNHRLGLYDCVLIKDNHIKAAGGITAAVTAARAQAPHTMKVEVEASTIPQVREALACGADIILLDNMGLNLLRESVEIIGGRAITEASGGLNESTVAAVAATGVDVLSIGALTHSAPAMDISLDFAE; this comes from the coding sequence ATGGACATTCCAGAGTTTTTGTTTGAGCCGATCGTGCGCGCCGCGTTGACGGAGGACATCGGGGCGGGGGATATCACGACGACCGTGTGCATTCCCGCCGGGACGACGGCGAGCGCGACGGTGCTGGCGAAGAGTCCAGGCGTGGTGGCGGGATTGGCGGTGGGGGCGCTGGCGTTCCGGCTGCTGGATCCGAATGCGCGCTGGGAGGCGCTGGCGGAGGATGGCGCGAAGGTTGGAGCGGGACGGCATGCGATTGCGCGGGTTTCGGGCGATGCGCGGGCGCTGCTGACGGCGGAGCGGGTGGCGCTCAATTTTATGCAGCGGATGAGCGGCGTGGCGACCGTGACGGCGCGGTATGTCGATCTGGTCGCGGGGACGAAGGCGCGGATCATAGATACGCGCAAGACGACGCCGGGCTTGCGTGTGCTGGAGAAGTACGCCGTTCGAGTTGGCGGCGGCGTGAACCATCGTCTAGGGCTTTATGATTGTGTACTGATCAAGGACAATCATATTAAGGCCGCCGGAGGGATTACGGCGGCGGTGACGGCGGCGCGGGCGCAGGCGCCGCATACCATGAAGGTGGAAGTGGAGGCGTCCACGATCCCACAGGTGCGGGAGGCGCTGGCGTGTGGCGCGGATATTATCTTGCTCGACAACATGGGGCTGAATCTCTTGCGGGAAAGCGTCGAAATTATTGGGGGCAGGGCGATCACGGAGGCGTCGGGCGGCCTCAATGAATCGACGGTCGCGGCGGTGGCCGCGACGGGCGTGGATGTCCTCAGCATCGGCGCGCTGACGCACTCCGCGCCGGCGATGGATATCTCCCTGGACTTCGCCGAATGA
- a CDS encoding biotin--[acetyl-CoA-carboxylase] ligase has translation MTIGSQWRHYAECGSTSDLARSWALDPEAPAPDGAVVTADLQTQGRGRRGASWRAAGGENLLMTVVLHPPYPVSAAWRLGYVAALAVADALAELGLSPQLKWPNDVLLAGNKTCGVLVETALLPNGEWRAILGIGVNVNQTEFPDAETFVYPPTSLRMASGRTFAMDEVRQRLWEWLERWEDIHRSAGDFDPIAAGWRRYLAVGAKVRRGGETAELQDIESDGAARVCLHDGTFTVWRTVDG, from the coding sequence ATGACCATCGGTTCCCAGTGGCGCCATTACGCCGAATGCGGGTCCACCAGCGACCTCGCGCGCTCCTGGGCGCTCGATCCCGAAGCGCCCGCCCCGGACGGCGCCGTGGTGACAGCGGATTTGCAGACGCAGGGGCGGGGGCGGCGCGGCGCGTCGTGGCGCGCCGCCGGCGGCGAGAACCTTCTGATGACCGTGGTTCTGCATCCCCCGTATCCCGTCAGCGCCGCGTGGCGTTTGGGATATGTGGCCGCCCTGGCCGTGGCGGACGCGCTTGCGGAGCTAGGTTTGTCCCCTCAACTCAAGTGGCCCAACGATGTCCTGCTCGCCGGGAACAAGACCTGCGGCGTTCTGGTTGAAACGGCGCTCCTGCCGAACGGAGAGTGGCGCGCGATCCTCGGAATCGGCGTCAACGTCAACCAGACGGAGTTTCCGGACGCCGAGACGTTCGTCTACCCGCCAACCTCGCTGCGGATGGCTTCCGGCCGGACCTTCGCCATGGATGAGGTTCGTCAGCGGCTCTGGGAGTGGCTGGAGCGCTGGGAGGATATTCACCGGAGCGCCGGCGATTTCGATCCCATCGCGGCCGGCTGGCGCCGATACTTAGCGGTAGGGGCAAAGGTGCGTCGCGGCGGCGAAACGGCGGAGCTTCAGGACATTGAGAGCGATGGAGCCGCGCGGGTTTGTCTTCATGACGGAACTTTTACCGTCTGGCGTACGGTAGACGGATAA
- a CDS encoding polysaccharide deacetylase family protein, with amino-acid sequence MSDWSPVPILMYHAVEDAPRAPQYKHFYVTRSEFAAQMRMLKRGGYTPITFPILAEAMAGGATLPAKPVLLTFDDGYENLLTNAHPLLRDLNFPYTVFLVSERIGKTNEWVIEEGFDATPLLDWNQIREMAAWDGVSFQAHTATHPHLNRIGQDQLRRELTVSKQQLEQELQLPMDVLCYPYGHLSEEVVAETRAAGYAMAVTTEFGRVRRGDDPLRLPRISVYHVPFLSLTYGVGPLNFDWRLRTRKDSRSAPNG; translated from the coding sequence ATGTCCGATTGGTCGCCCGTTCCAATTTTGATGTATCACGCGGTGGAAGACGCGCCGCGCGCGCCGCAGTACAAGCATTTCTATGTCACCCGCTCGGAATTCGCCGCACAAATGCGAATGCTGAAACGCGGCGGCTACACCCCGATCACCTTCCCCATACTCGCCGAAGCGATGGCCGGCGGCGCGACTCTGCCCGCGAAGCCCGTTCTTCTGACCTTTGACGACGGGTACGAAAACCTTCTGACCAACGCGCATCCACTGCTTCGCGATTTGAATTTCCCATATACCGTCTTTCTGGTCTCCGAGCGCATCGGCAAGACAAACGAATGGGTGATCGAAGAAGGGTTTGACGCCACCCCGCTCCTGGATTGGAATCAAATTCGCGAGATGGCGGCATGGGACGGCGTGTCGTTTCAGGCGCACACGGCGACGCACCCTCATTTGAACCGAATCGGCCAGGACCAACTGCGCCGCGAGCTGACCGTCAGCAAGCAGCAGCTAGAGCAGGAGCTTCAGCTGCCGATGGACGTTCTCTGCTATCCCTACGGCCATTTGAGCGAGGAAGTCGTCGCTGAGACACGGGCCGCCGGATACGCCATGGCGGTCACCACCGAGTTTGGCCGCGTGCGGCGCGGCGACGATCCCCTGCGCCTGCCGCGCATCAGCGTTTACCACGTGCCGTTCCTGTCGCTGACGTACGGCGTCGGCCCGCTGAACTTTGATTGGCGGCTGCGCACGCGCAAAGACAGCAGGTCCGCCCCGAATGGGTAG
- a CDS encoding glycosyltransferase family 4 protein produces the protein MPTVNSSDMHERASRQSRKTVKPPAAPRVLYVATSSGEGGIERHSIRLAERLRDRDVTVGYCCAPNTFLSQTCGECGIPAYPLVSRNSGDPAAIVRLASIIRRERPDVVHVHSRRDYVPALLAAGLVRGGSRSGRKPHLLIHSHLDKPLGEPHALSGWFFQKTASRVIAVSAAVQQRLLQLHNLPDSFVPIIHNGIDLGAFTTPNTLMHGLRRAGARLTWRIESKAMVIGMVGRLYAKGQEMMVAALPALLKKHPSLHLVLVGPEGDAGDKQRLKGLIAEAGVTDKVTIAGRREDIPELLPAFDLLVHLPKTESFGLALVEAMATGLPVIASNIGGCAEVVRDDQSGYLIPHGDMTALSEAITRLISGPHAAALRTRLGQRGHDIAWECFSIEQQVDRLEELYTALVQFPGSR, from the coding sequence ATGCCGACCGTCAATAGCAGCGACATGCATGAGCGCGCCTCGCGCCAATCCCGTAAGACCGTAAAGCCCCCGGCTGCGCCGCGCGTGCTGTACGTCGCGACGTCCAGCGGCGAAGGCGGAATCGAACGGCATTCCATTCGGCTGGCGGAGCGCCTGCGCGACCGGGACGTGACCGTGGGGTATTGCTGCGCGCCGAATACGTTTCTTTCGCAAACGTGCGGCGAATGCGGCATTCCGGCGTACCCGCTTGTCAGCCGCAACAGCGGCGATCCCGCCGCCATCGTCCGTCTGGCGTCGATCATTCGACGAGAGCGCCCCGATGTCGTCCACGTCCATTCACGGCGCGACTATGTGCCGGCGCTGCTCGCGGCGGGCCTCGTGCGCGGCGGCTCCCGCAGCGGACGCAAGCCGCACCTGCTGATCCATTCCCATCTCGACAAGCCGCTGGGCGAGCCGCATGCGCTGAGCGGGTGGTTCTTCCAAAAAACCGCAAGCCGGGTGATCGCCGTCTCCGCCGCCGTGCAGCAGCGGCTTTTGCAGCTCCACAATCTCCCCGACAGCTTTGTGCCGATCATCCACAACGGGATCGATCTGGGCGCCTTCACCACGCCCAATACGCTGATGCATGGCCTGCGCCGCGCCGGCGCGCGCCTCACATGGCGCATCGAGTCCAAGGCGATGGTGATCGGCATGGTCGGGCGGCTTTACGCCAAGGGACAGGAGATGATGGTCGCGGCGCTTCCGGCGCTGCTCAAAAAGCACCCCTCGCTCCATCTGGTGCTGGTCGGTCCGGAAGGAGATGCGGGAGATAAACAAAGGCTGAAGGGATTGATCGCCGAGGCGGGCGTGACGGATAAGGTCACAATCGCGGGACGGCGCGAGGATATACCCGAGCTGCTGCCCGCCTTCGATCTGCTCGTCCATCTGCCCAAGACGGAATCCTTCGGTTTAGCGCTGGTCGAGGCGATGGCGACGGGGCTGCCGGTGATCGCCAGCAATATCGGCGGCTGCGCGGAAGTCGTGCGCGACGATCAATCGGGATATCTGATCCCCCACGGCGATATGACCGCCCTCTCGGAAGCCATCACGCGTCTGATCTCCGGACCTCACGCGGCGGCGCTGCGAACACGTCTCGGCCAGCGCGGGCATGACATCGCCTGGGAGTGCTTTTCCATCGAACAGCAAGTCGATCGCCTCGAAGAGCTCTACACCGCCCTCGTTCAGTTCCCAGGTTCCCGGTAA
- the rfbB gene encoding dTDP-glucose 4,6-dehydratase, which produces MQTLIITGAAGFIGSNFVRYMLVRYPAYRLIALDSLTYAGNLANLADVWKNPNFTFIKGDICDESIVNNLAQNADAIVNFAAETHVDRSIATPGQFIQTDVNGTYVLLEAARKHELERILHVSTDEVYGTIDEGSFKEGDALEPNSPYSASKASAEMMVRAYHQTYGLPTIVTRGSNTFGPNQYPEKMLPLFITNLIDDIPVPVYGDGHQMRDWMYVTDHCQGIDLALHHGVPGEAYNVGGDNDRKNIDVVHLLLEYLNKPETLIHHVKDRPGHDRRYSLDVTKSRKIGYTPDTDFESRLRDTVQWYVGHQEWWRTIKEKDQEYQSFMKKWYADRQ; this is translated from the coding sequence ATGCAAACGCTTATTATCACCGGCGCCGCGGGCTTTATCGGCTCGAACTTCGTGCGCTATATGCTGGTGCGGTATCCCGCTTATCGGCTGATCGCCCTCGATTCACTGACATACGCCGGCAATCTCGCCAATCTTGCCGATGTCTGGAAGAATCCGAACTTTACCTTCATCAAGGGCGATATCTGCGACGAATCGATCGTCAACAACCTCGCGCAGAACGCCGACGCGATTGTGAACTTCGCGGCGGAGACGCATGTCGATCGATCGATCGCGACGCCGGGGCAGTTCATTCAGACGGATGTCAACGGGACCTATGTCCTGCTCGAAGCGGCGCGCAAACATGAGCTGGAGCGCATCCTGCATGTGAGCACCGACGAAGTTTACGGCACGATCGACGAGGGCAGTTTTAAAGAGGGCGACGCGCTGGAGCCGAACTCGCCCTACTCGGCGTCCAAGGCGAGCGCTGAGATGATGGTGCGCGCTTACCATCAAACCTACGGCCTGCCGACGATCGTGACGCGCGGGTCGAATACCTTCGGCCCGAACCAGTATCCCGAGAAGATGCTGCCGCTGTTTATCACGAATTTGATCGACGATATCCCGGTTCCCGTGTACGGCGACGGACACCAAATGCGCGACTGGATGTATGTCACCGACCACTGCCAGGGCATCGATCTGGCGCTGCACCACGGCGTTCCGGGCGAAGCCTATAACGTCGGCGGAGACAACGACCGCAAAAATATCGATGTCGTTCATTTGCTTCTGGAGTATTTGAACAAGCCGGAGACGCTCATTCACCATGTGAAGGATCGCCCCGGCCACGACCGCCGTTACTCGCTGGATGTCACAAAATCGCGAAAGATCGGATATACTCCCGACACGGATTTTGAATCGCGCCTGCGTGATACCGTCCAGTGGTACGTGGGCCACCAGGAGTGGTGGCGAACGATCAAAGAGAAAGACCAGGAATACCAATCGTTCATGAAAAAATGGTATGCCGACCGTCAATAG
- a CDS encoding menaquinone biosynthetic enzyme MqnA/MqnD family protein, with translation MSVVIGSVPYLNEKPLTRWFTHTEEGRASGIEVVYAVPSQLAVMLKSGEIAAALVSSFEYFRTPGYGILPGVSISSQDEILAVRAFSRLPWKLTTSVALDTSSLTSVALLKILLAEQHHIYPSYLHHAPDLPAMLEVADAALLIGDKGMLANNEGLFTLDLGEAWRKLTGLPFVFAIWLGDPDRVTPDLIRALKTAKAWGLTQLDLIAEEQAEVLNCPKSLCLRYLTEIMDYDLGEDHLAALEEFGLRARRVGLLDQAPAPLHVLSSRR, from the coding sequence ATGAGTGTTGTGATCGGCAGTGTTCCCTACCTGAACGAAAAACCCCTGACCCGATGGTTTACGCATACCGAAGAAGGCCGCGCCTCGGGCATTGAAGTCGTTTACGCGGTTCCGTCCCAGCTCGCCGTGATGCTGAAGTCCGGCGAAATCGCCGCCGCCCTCGTCTCGTCCTTCGAATACTTCCGCACGCCCGGATACGGAATTTTGCCGGGCGTTTCCATCTCCAGTCAGGATGAGATCCTGGCCGTCCGCGCCTTTTCGCGCCTGCCCTGGAAGCTGACCACCTCCGTCGCGCTGGACACGTCGTCGCTCACATCCGTCGCTCTGCTCAAAATCCTGCTGGCCGAACAGCACCACATTTACCCATCGTATCTGCACCACGCGCCGGATCTGCCCGCGATGCTGGAAGTGGCCGACGCCGCCCTGCTGATCGGCGACAAAGGCATGCTGGCGAACAATGAGGGCCTGTTCACGCTCGACCTCGGCGAGGCGTGGCGCAAGCTCACCGGCCTCCCCTTCGTCTTCGCCATCTGGCTCGGCGATCCGGACCGCGTTACGCCGGATCTGATTCGGGCGCTCAAAACGGCCAAGGCGTGGGGGCTGACGCAGCTCGATCTCATCGCTGAGGAGCAAGCCGAGGTTTTGAACTGCCCGAAATCCCTCTGCCTCCGCTACCTGACCGAGATTATGGACTACGATCTCGGCGAGGACCATCTGGCCGCCCTGGAAGAGTTCGGACTGCGCGCCCGCCGCGTCGGCCTGCTCGACCAAGCCCCCGCGCCGCTCCACGTGCTTTCTTCGCGAAGGTAA
- a CDS encoding thiol-disulfide oxidoreductase DCC family protein, giving the protein MKAIIVYIDGECPMCVAGANRLQRFDTRHRVRFVNAHDPRWAERVGERFTPSQIRGQMQAEMPDGTWRTGYFAWAAIFSEMRGLRWLGLVMRFPLLYGVGPAIYQWIANHRLEISRVLRLPPPCDENGVCRLGQGVRR; this is encoded by the coding sequence GTGAAAGCGATCATCGTTTATATCGACGGCGAGTGCCCGATGTGCGTCGCCGGCGCCAACCGTCTCCAGCGCTTTGATACGCGCCATCGCGTTCGTTTCGTGAACGCACACGATCCGCGGTGGGCCGAGCGCGTTGGCGAGCGGTTTACGCCTAGCCAGATTCGCGGCCAGATGCAGGCGGAGATGCCCGATGGAACATGGCGCACGGGCTACTTCGCCTGGGCGGCGATTTTCAGCGAGATGCGCGGCCTGCGCTGGCTGGGTCTCGTGATGCGGTTTCCCCTGCTGTATGGCGTTGGGCCGGCGATTTACCAATGGATCGCCAACCATCGCCTCGAAATCTCCCGAGTGCTGCGGCTGCCGCCCCCATGTGACGAAAACGGCGTCTGCCGTCTCGGGCAAGGAGTCCGTCGATGA